The stretch of DNA ATTACTGTGCAACACTTGCCTATGATGTGGATGCAGTGGTGTAATAATGctgctctgggcccccctgcaaagaaaCCTGCAGGGGACCTGGCATGGACCTCCCTTCAAGCGCTCAGCCAAACACACCAGATAGGTAAGCTAGTAGCTCGGGAGGGGAATTTTTTAGAGCTGCAGAGgtagcagaccccacagtctgcCCCCCTCTCGTGACTgaagggtttgcttcctctatagttatgccagtaTGCGTGCTTAACTGCACTGTAACAGAGTGTGGTGCATCAGGCAAAACTTAATGTGAATACTATATGATTATTGAAATTACTCATTATTAGGGCCTCACTGCAAATCcagggcctgcttcctctgtagcacaggcactgctgtaagatgccatagacaggcccggatttgtggcgaggccacaaaggcccgggcctagggcggcacatacacaggggtggcatgccgccccgctgcaagcaaattttaacattttgctcccatacggaggaATGGGGaatgcgcaagttaggcgcattTGCATTTTtgcggcgggggtggggggggcgtcgaatgggggcggccttggggcgccccaagtagaaatccggccctggccatagacagtcactaattattgggctgttgtgggctgtttgggcctctgtgtactctgtccctcatttccctttgatctcctgcactgaatgctaaaaaaagatacaattacAATCAAAATTGTAATAACACAATAAACCAAGACCCCCCCAAACATGTGttaaaattttaaataacctgccaaattttgtaaatgggagtgatattttagggatgtggtcacaaaaatgggagtggtcagaAAGTTTCCaccacagcatttcttttttttttcaagtgtttaACATTTTTCCAATTTGTGTGTCCCCCTTCTACTTCCTACTGTGCCCCTCTGATACTAGCAGGGACCCCTTGGGCCCTACAGCCTTGCCATACGGAGCAGCAGTTACTAAGCTGATTAATAGCTGCCATTCCCCTATAGTGCGCATGTATGACTATGCCTGTCTCCATGGAGACGCTCCTGTGATCCGCTCTGCGCTGATGGCTGCGGCATTCTCTATCGATGTGATCGGCGCCTCCTCCTTTGGGCCTGAATGACGCGGTTGCTGCTGGGAGAGAGGTGTCATGGCGGCGCGCTGCGTAGATTCACGTGTGCTGTTCGGCGAAGCTGTCAGGGCTGTTCTGGGCAGCTGGCCGGTGCTGCAGGTGATTTGCTGCATTCAATGAACATTTTATATACGGGTATTAGTAAGCAAGCgagtctgtgcctgtacattacTTGCAAATGTCGTTTCATAGATCGCGGTGGAGAATGGATTTGGTGGGCCTCACAGCCAGGAGAAGGCGGAGTGGATGGTTGGAGCAATTGACCAGTATTTTAACTCTAATGGTACGTGAAAGGTGATCATTTATGGGCTTTTAACTAATGAACTAGTGAAGGGATGTGTAGAATGGGGGGTTGGGGGCCCCACCACAGGTTTTATTGAGGTTtgagcatgtatgtatgtatgtttgtatgtatgtatgtctttatttataaagcgctacttatgtacgcagcactgtacagtagaatacattaatacaaacagggggttataaagataataatagataaatacaaagtacaacaataaatacagatagatacagataaatacagctgcaataagttaagagtcgaggacacaagaggaaggaggtccctgccccgtagagcttacaatctatatgggagggtaactaacagacacaaataggatgTGAGATACTCGTACTAACAGCGAATACTCTCGCTATTTATAGATTGATagttaaagggtaaatataatACTTATTTGCCTTTCTAAGTTCGTCTTTAATTTACTGCTCTACATGCCCTGTTGTGCGCCTTGGTATTGGTGgcttttctctttttattatcAGCTATTTGCAAGTTGCCTAAATGTTTGCCATGAAATGACAAATAAACACTAAATAATGACTAGAAATGCTTTGTTGCATCTACTGAACTTCTGGGCTAGGCCAGAGACTCGGCAGCCCTGTGATATTAATTACCCATGGTTTTATGTTTATACCATAGAAATATGCATCTTACGGTTTTGTTGGGCCttattttgagtgtcagtgacattgcacatgctcagtgagcactgggcagctgtagagaagcaaagcttaggggtCGAGAGAAGTCATTCTATGCAGTGTGCACTGGTTTCTaggctgccatgtaatgtgaacctGCACTAAATAATCTGCTTGTATTATGAATTGTATAttgtgtgtatacacacacacactgcagcgagtcagcagaaaagaagaatgGGAGCtattgggggcatctttgggcAGATATAGAAGCTCAAGACATGGGGTCTAACATTTATAGCTTTAAAATTTGTTgagctttttttctcctttagaCTGCTGACTGATGTTTATATTTAGCTCACAACTCTATATAGAATacagctttaaaggacatgtaaaccccacacacaaaaatgtaatcagtgaacagcctctttgaaatctttcaattcctgccacactggttgtccagaggttaatagtaaggctgcaacccccttaatcacttagatttgcttctcctcctgtaacccactcagccccctccctcaggaatttgctttggctgttggcttgtgggcatgctcagttgttctaagctcagattacttgCTGAgcaaggacagcatcaatgatCCCACATGGTCCTCTCCCAATAGGATACTCTAAGCTGCCAGCTATCTGATGGGAGTTATGTGCACGTAAGCTGATGGCTTGGCCTTTGCCAAATCTCATAAAACTAATGCAGCACCCTCAGGTTTCATAAATCTGCCTTTGTTTCCACAGTTGTGATTGTGCCTGTGTTAAAGGGATATTCACCTTAACATTaatgggttttgttttttttttttggttgatcTCCACTCccctccatgtagctgcactcaggccaaacCTGTGACTGTTAGTGGagtgcctacaaaatgcaggctgagaCAAGCCAGGTGTGACTTTGGCCATATAGagattatacagtggtgtgaaaaactatttgcccccttcctgatttcttcttcttttgcatgtttgtcacacaaaatgtttctgatcatcaaacacatttaactattagtcaaagataacacaagtaaacacaaaatgcagtttttaaatgagggtttttattatttagggagaaaaaaaatccaaacctacatggccatgtgtgaaaaagtaattgccccctgaacttaataactggttgggccacccttagcagcaataactgcaatcaagcgtttgcgataacttgcaacgagtcttttacagcgctctggaggaattttggcccactcatctttgcagaattgttgtaattcagctttatttgagggttttctagcatgaaccgcctttttaaggtcatgccacaacatctcaataggattcaggtcaggactttgactaggccactccaaagtcttcattttgtttttcttcagccattcagaggtggatttgctggtgtgttttgggtcattgtcctgctgcagcacccaagatcgcttcagcttgagttgacgaacagatggccggacattctccttcaggattttttggtagacagtagaattcatggttccatctatcacagcaagcctgaagcagcaaaacaaccccagaccatcacactaccaccaccatattttactgttggtatgatgttctttttctgaaatgctgtgttacttttacgccagatgtaacgggacacgcaccttccaaaaagttcaacttttgtctcgtcggcccacaaggtattttcccaaaagtcttggcaatcattgagatgttttttagcaaaattgagacgagccttaatgttctttttgcttaaaagtggtttgcgccttggaaatctgccatgcaggccgtttttgcccagtctctttcttatggtggagtcgtgaacactgaccttaattgaggcaagtgaggcctgcagttctttagatgttgtcctggggtcttttgtggcctctcggatgagttgtctctgcgctcttggggtaattttggtcggccggccactcctgggaaggttcaccactgttccatgtttttgccatttgtggataatggctctcactgtggttcgctggagtcccaaagctttagaaatggctttataacctttaccagactgatagatctcaattacttttgttctcatttgttcctgaatttctttggatcttggcatgatgtctagcttttgaggtgcttttggtctacttctctgtgtcaggtagctcctatttaagtgatttcttgattgaaacaggtgtggcagtaatcaggcctgggggtgactacagaaattgaactcaggtgtgataaaccacagttaagttattttttaacaaggggggcaatcactttttcacacagggccatgtagatttggagttttttttctcccttaataacgtaaaccttcatttaaaaactgcattttgtgttcaattatgttatctttgactaatagttaacggtttttgatgagcagaaacatttaagtgtgacaaacatgcaaaagaataagaaatcaggaagggggcaaatagtttttcacaccactgtgcatcagctcctgccccagtggagcttacagtctaaggttcctatcGCATTTACACACACTGGGGGCAGTTTTATCAGCAGCCAATgtacctgcctgtatgttgttggagtgtgggaggaaaccagagaacACTGAGGGGTTACCCAGCTTCTGCACCACTGAACATATGTAATATATGTGATTCTAGTGGCAATATATTATATCTCTCTACTGGGTTATATGTGTACCCAGTGCCCCGTCTGagttatgttaaaggagacatatcctataaaaattatgaatgtaccagtgaattatactcctctagatatagaaggaatgtgcttaaaaaagttgtttcagactgatttattgaggaaatccaccaaaaccccactagtcccgcccatctgttccacttcctgctggctgaattctctggatgtgcaggggagcctgcGGGCCCTCTGTACACTGTACTGTACtgcagcagctagactgacctgatagggaactgaagccggtctttgcttgtgtgactgcagggctgtgattcgctttccccctcctactgtgtttctaGTAGGGActattaggacacgcccacctttcatttcaaacacggagaacctataggatctatagggagctccaataaaggggccacttTTActgataggattaatttttagcacaaagtgaaatcAGCACCATGTATTGTTCACAATTTAATCTTGTGaagcttttaatttaaaaaaaaaaaaaaaaaccgtaaGAAAACCATAGACCACCACCTCGGTTAATCTCAATTGTGTtctcaaaaaactaaaaaaaacaaagaccaatttcaaattggcTAAAAGGTCACTGTATTCATCATACTTAATGTTCATTTAATGGGCTCCTGTTACCTTAAGCGATAAGTCCAAAGCCTTTTCTGTCATTCTGTTGAGCAGCAAAAACTttacttgcactatataaatagtttacattttgtttccttcagtcacagccagcagtcaggcaccattttgtgggcactctgattaaggcaagttttgtatcaccctgAAATCTTGTGGGGGACCTTATGTCCATGTACAGGCAACACAATTATAGACTGTGAGGAGTGCAGGgaaatctaggaagtgctaaaagTGAAAGGAaatgcctgccctgcctctatgccccaggcaatgtatgattgacagctcagattttcaaatgcatttaaaaaaggtttggattttttaatttaaaaaaaaaaaaagaatttgggtttcatgtttaatttgcaaaatatttttattatccaACTTTTTGTGTGCGGGTGACAGGTCCCTATTAAGGGGAATTACCCGCTGGAGTTTTCTTCCTGTTTGTTTGCGCCGTTGAGTACTCCTGGCTGAGCCCTTGCCTTCTCTTGCAGTGGATCTGGAGCAGTATGAAGTGGAGGACTCCATCATGGGGATGATGAATGATGAATTTGACACAATTGTGGAGGATGGGAGTCATTCTCTGGTAAATGCAGCTTCTTTTGAACATAGATTCACATGTTGTACTTGTCCCTCTCACATAGTTATTGTAGCAGTGGCTTGTGGGTACAATACCTGTTCAATTACGCCTTGTACTTTCCTAGATGTATGGGAATTATGTTTCCCTGATGGCATAGTGGTAAGgatgcaggcctggactgagaaTCAAAcaagaccctggcatttcaagtacacagaggcccaaacagcccccaataggcccaataaatagcaaaatagtgtctatggcatcttacagcagcccctctggcatttgccagaattaacagattgccagtctgggcctgtaagAAAGCCATAGTAAGTAAGGTTAGCCTCACAGGCTCAAAATCAGAGGTCACCAAGTGATGATAGTTGAAAAGGAAATTCAAAAATTAGATTGGCTGATGACCTACTTCCCCCTGCCCCCACTTCTTGTATATGGGAATCATTGATTTAATCATTTATATACCAGTGCCTGGCCCACCCATCTCTAACACTAGAGAAGGGGCAGAAACAATCTATACAAGTTAGTGCCAGAGGAGTTAGagatggttggggggggggataatgggcaggatagtggggggggggggggggggggggggtaatgggcaGAGAGGGTCTTGCCTATATTTAGGCCCTCTTGCAACTAGCCAAATTACTGTCCTGGACCTGTGGGTTTTGGGCCAGCCCGTGTGCCTATATTCTGCTGTCCAGCCTATTGAATCAATGCAGTGGTGGTGGATAGATGGAATAAGATGACTGTTTGCATTCCTTTGTTATAAGCCACAGTTGGTTGCATTGACTGATGAGGCCTCAGGGAGAAGGGTGCATGTTACCTCCTGTGGAGGCTCAAAGCACTGGAGATCCCAGGGCAGGGGTCCCAGCCTAGTGGCCAACTCATAATTACATATTCTAGGTGCTTACAGACGTTAGGCTTTCCCAGAGACCAGAGAATGTTGTGCTTATGGTATGGCTAGGTGCTGTAGGAGGCTCCCTAACATGCCAGGCCTGGGGgcatttatttcccttttttataCTCCCACTTTGCAGGTGGCCCAGCAGCTGTGTCTGTTGTACTCCCAGTGCTGGCAGGGAGACACCGCAGCGGTGCAAGAGAAAATCACGCAACTGGCCCAAAAAAAGTACGACGTCAAAGCCAAGGTGCAAGAGGTGACGCccagtgatgatgatgatgatgaagaaagCAGTGATGATAAAGAGGAGGTAAATCTGTCTTTACGGTACAGAGCCACAAGGATAACCCTGTATATGCAATAGATCTCTTGATGTCACTTAGATGGGGGTTTCTTGCCAGCCGATCCTAATGATAGAAAGGTCCCCCATGGGTACAACTAAGCATGGTATTGCTGCCTACTGTAGTCATGTCAATGGGCCACTACTTTCTCCTGCAGAAGTGTAGTACAGGGTAATATCAACGCTGACCCAGCTTTATTAGACATCTATAAGCTGTTAGAATACCTagggcagtaatccccaaccagtggctcaggagcaacatgttgctcaccaaccccttggatgttgctctcagtgcccccaaaccagataattattttggaattcctgactttgtggcaagttttggttgaataaaaagatttactaccaaataaaccctcctgtaagctgatagtgtgcatagagactccctaatagccaatcttagcccttatttgactcctccatgaatttttatggtgcttgtgttgctctccaagtctttttacatttgactgtggctcacaagtaaaaaaggttggggagccctgaccTAGGGAATTGTTCCTGCTGCAGCTATATCTGTAAAGCTATATCTGTCAAACAAAACCATAGGTATAGGTATGGGGGCCTGACCATAAAAGGGGCATTATACTAACCATTAAACTAACCAGTTAAAGACCAAACtatgtattattttctgtataaaacATAGGTACTTGTCTGACATGCTTTGTTCAGTTTGACCACTGGAGGGCACTCACATAAAAACAATCATGGCTGCTGACATTGATATGAATTAACCCTAACATGCAGAGAAATAAATGACAAGAGTAGAATATCCTGTTCTTTGCAGTCTGTATGTGACAACTGATTCAAAAGTGTCacaaccaggtctggactgggattcaaaaatgGGCCCTGTCATTCCAAGTActcagagacccaaacagcccgacacctgcccaataaatagtgactgtctgtggcatcttagaGCAGCGCCTCTAGtatttgccagtctgggcctggtcatAACTGTAACTGTGTAGGGGAAAagttgtttttattgaaattcCATCCTTTCATACAGGCCATGGATTGTGAGAACACTCCAAGTTCCTCATATGCAGCCAGTGCGTCAGGGACTCTCGGGCCCAGCCCAGCTCCTAAGAAGGAGGAAGAAGCAGAGGACGATGGCTGGACAGTGGTGTGCCGGAAAAAGAAATGATCTGCTAAGGGGTTTTTAACAGATTCCCAGAAAGACTGGTGCTGCCGctctgccacctagtggacaacTTCAAAACAAAGGTGCCTTTGACTTCATGGAGGCTGGGTTTACAGCAAAGTGGCTGTTCCCTATCACAAACAAGGGAAATGTTAGGAGACTGTTGCGCACCACCTTTTTTTGTCCTCATGTgctaatgtaaatatattattttattgctgGACTTCAAGGGTGTCTTCCAGTCTCCTGGGCTATGCAGAGGGGGCTGCTACAGTTTGCACAAGCGCATACAAAAGGGGTTCTATGCTTCAGAGACTTGGGTGCCTATGATGAGTGAAAAAAACATTAATGTGTGGCTTTTAATTGTGAATAATAGTATTTGTATTCTCTCTctaaagaacaaacaaaaaataattcttaCAAATGATTCTGTTTTGCATTACTTGTACTActgaccctccccccccccccaagtgaatCTACTGTGCCTCAAGTCCATAACAGTATACAGTAATTTATAGTCTTCTATACTTTATGTATattgtgttaaaggagacatatcctataaaaattaagaatgtaccagagaattatactcctctacatatagaaggattgtgcttaaaaatgttgtatttcagactgatttattgagaaattacaCCAAAActctactagtcccgcccatctgttccacttcctgctggctgaattctctggatgagctggggagccggcggccctccatacactgcactataag from Xenopus tropicalis strain Nigerian chromosome 8, UCB_Xtro_10.0, whole genome shotgun sequence encodes:
- the tsr2 gene encoding pre-rRNA-processing protein TSR2 homolog isoform X1, which encodes MAARCVDSRVLFGEAVRAVLGSWPVLQIAVENGFGGPHSQEKAEWMVGAIDQYFNSNVDLEQYEVEDSIMGMMNDEFDTIVEDGSHSLVAQQLCLLYSQCWQGDTAAVQEKITQLAQKKYDVKAKVQEVTPSDDDDDEESSDDKEEAMDCENTPSSSYAASASGTLGPSPAPKKEEEAEDDGWTVVCRKKK
- the tsr2 gene encoding pre-rRNA-processing protein TSR2 homolog isoform X2, which encodes MTRLLLGERCHGGALRRFTCAVRRSCQGCSGQLAGAAVDLEQYEVEDSIMGMMNDEFDTIVEDGSHSLVAQQLCLLYSQCWQGDTAAVQEKITQLAQKKYDVKAKVQEVTPSDDDDDEESSDDKEEAMDCENTPSSSYAASASGTLGPSPAPKKEEEAEDDGWTVVCRKKK